In the genome of Fulvivirga maritima, one region contains:
- the atpE gene encoding ATP synthase F0 subunit C: protein MYNLIGAGLIVIGGGIGLGQIGGKAMESIARQPEAAGKIQTAMIIIGALLEGLGFGALILGA, encoded by the coding sequence ATGTACAATTTAATTGGAGCAGGATTAATCGTAATCGGTGGTGGAATTGGACTTGGTCAAATTGGAGGTAAAGCAATGGAAAGTATTGCTCGCCAGCCAGAAGCAGCCGGTAAAATTCAAACTGCTATGATTATCATTGGAGCATTATTAGAAGGATTAGGTTTTGGTGCCTTAATCTTAGGAGCATAA
- a CDS encoding F0F1 ATP synthase subunit B has translation MDQLINDFSPGLFIMQAIIFLVLLFILGKFAWKPIIQSLKIREESIQEALDAAERAKQEMERLQSDNAKLLDEARHEREQILKDARHVANNLKEEASQDAEKQAKKILEDARLAIQTEKQAALTEVKNQVAKLSLQITEKLLRKELSDEKAQKELIEDFVKDAKLN, from the coding sequence ATGGATCAGCTGATTAATGACTTTTCTCCCGGCTTGTTTATCATGCAGGCTATTATTTTCCTGGTATTATTGTTCATCCTCGGCAAATTTGCGTGGAAACCAATTATTCAATCTCTAAAAATAAGAGAGGAATCTATCCAGGAGGCTTTAGATGCTGCTGAGCGTGCCAAACAAGAAATGGAGCGCTTACAGTCTGATAATGCTAAGCTATTAGATGAAGCAAGACACGAGAGAGAGCAGATTCTTAAAGATGCAAGACACGTAGCCAACAATTTAAAAGAAGAGGCTTCTCAAGATGCTGAAAAGCAAGCGAAAAAAATCCTTGAAGATGCAAGACTTGCTATACAAACAGAAAAGCAGGCAGCACTTACTGAGGTGAAAAATCAGGTAGCTAAGCTTTCATTACAAATCACAGAAAAACTTCTTAGAAAAGAACTTAGTGATGAGAAAGCTCAGAAAGAATTAAT